A region of Planococcus sp. MSAK28401 DNA encodes the following proteins:
- the megL gene encoding methionine gamma-lyase, which translates to MKRKNKFETAVIHEGYDSSVHHDSLATPLYQTSTYSFANAEQGEARFAGEQSGNIYSRLGNPTVRVLEQRMAEIEGGGGALAFGSGMAAVSAILVHLTKAGDHVLCSRGIYGCTFGLLEIMEEKYGITHSLIAMTTQQQIEQAIRPETKVIYVETPINPTMELVNLRAVEAAARKHGLRVVVDNTFSSPYLQNPLEFGADFVLHSATKYLNGHGDVVGGVLVGADAEEMQTIRMTVQKDFGGIMSPFDAWLLIRGLKTLHVRMDRHIDNAEKIVAFLHGEQAVKRILYPFDASHPQVSIAKGQMRRGGGLISFELEGGKKQAQEFLNALSLIKIAVSLGDAETLIQHPATMTHAVVPPEERERMGIRDSLVRLSVGLENVEDLMADLEQAFAQIKSNLQEI; encoded by the coding sequence ATGAAACGAAAGAACAAGTTTGAAACGGCCGTGATCCATGAGGGCTATGACAGTTCTGTGCATCATGACAGTTTGGCTACGCCGCTTTATCAGACGTCTACGTATTCGTTCGCGAATGCAGAACAAGGAGAAGCCCGTTTTGCTGGGGAACAAAGCGGAAATATCTATTCGCGTCTTGGAAATCCGACGGTGCGCGTGTTGGAACAGCGCATGGCGGAGATCGAAGGCGGGGGAGGCGCGCTGGCATTTGGTTCGGGGATGGCTGCAGTCAGTGCTATTCTGGTTCATTTAACGAAAGCAGGCGACCATGTGCTATGCTCACGCGGAATTTATGGCTGCACGTTCGGCTTATTGGAAATCATGGAAGAAAAGTACGGCATTACGCATTCACTCATTGCAATGACGACGCAACAACAAATCGAACAGGCGATCCGTCCGGAGACAAAAGTCATCTACGTCGAAACGCCGATCAACCCGACCATGGAATTGGTCAATCTGCGCGCGGTTGAGGCGGCCGCAAGAAAACATGGCTTACGGGTGGTGGTCGACAATACGTTCAGCTCGCCGTATCTGCAGAATCCGCTCGAGTTCGGCGCTGATTTCGTGCTTCATAGCGCGACCAAGTATTTGAATGGCCATGGCGATGTCGTCGGCGGGGTACTCGTCGGGGCAGATGCGGAGGAAATGCAAACGATCCGCATGACTGTGCAAAAAGATTTCGGGGGCATCATGTCACCGTTCGATGCCTGGCTGTTGATCCGCGGATTGAAAACTTTGCACGTGCGGATGGACCGCCATATCGACAATGCGGAAAAGATCGTCGCGTTTCTACATGGCGAACAGGCGGTCAAGCGCATTTTGTATCCATTTGATGCCAGTCACCCGCAAGTGTCGATTGCCAAAGGCCAGATGCGCCGCGGCGGCGGATTGATTTCATTTGAGCTAGAAGGCGGAAAAAAACAGGCGCAGGAATTTTTGAATGCCTTGTCACTCATCAAGATTGCCGTAAGCCTGGGAGATGCCGAAACCTTGATCCAGCATCCGGCAACGATGACCCATGCGGTCGTCCCTCCGGAAGAGCGGGAACGGATGGGCATCCGAGATTCACTGGTGCGCTTGTCGGTCGGGCTTGAGAACGTCGAGGATTTAATGGCCGACCTTGAGCAGGCTTTCGCTCAAATCAAATCCAATTTGCAGGAAATCTAA
- a CDS encoding IS3 family transposase (programmed frameshift): protein MGSKKRFYPEEIKLEVIEMKLSGDYTNAEIMEIHQIKSVTQIKRWMQWYQKDELHRLAQGVGKQYAYEKKLSEVEELRKKVLYYEIKEELMGKVPGTGKGVEPPLFLKLVELFKEKYSITMICKCMGVPRPTYYRWRQKKFGKTELEKEIIAICEQLKFRAGHRTVKGLLKNAGILVNRKTVQRIMQKYNSQCRVKPKRAKKMTGETHLVVPNLLEQNFKADAPNQKWVTDITYLPFGESMLYLSTILDLYNNEVIAYKVSDTQNAQLVLDTLEIACRKRNTAGIILHSDQGAQYTSRAFQLATKENGIITSMSRKGNCFDNAVIESFHSSLKSEEFYTLERVHLTNAIVQQKTEDYMYYYNYIRPFQKLNCHSPIEYRTMAA, encoded by the exons ATGGGTTCAAAAAAGCGATTCTATCCGGAGGAAATCAAACTAGAGGTCATCGAGATGAAATTGAGTGGGGACTACACCAACGCCGAGATCATGGAGATTCACCAAATTAAAAGTGTGACGCAAATTAAGAGGTGGATGCAGTGGTACCAGAAAGACGAGCTCCATCGGCTCGCACAAGGTGTGGGGAAACAATACGCTTATGAGAAGAAGTTGAGTGAGGTGGAAGAGCTAAGGAAAAAGGTGCTGTATTACGAAATCAAAGAAGAACTGATGG GGAAAGTACCGGGAACTGGAAAGGGGGTGGAACCGCCCCTCTTCCTAAAACTGGTGGAATTGTTCAAAGAGAAATATTCCATCACGATGATCTGTAAATGCATGGGCGTCCCTCGCCCTACTTATTACCGGTGGCGCCAGAAAAAATTCGGCAAAACGGAATTGGAGAAAGAGATTATCGCAATCTGTGAACAGCTGAAATTTCGGGCAGGTCACCGGACGGTGAAAGGGTTGTTAAAAAATGCCGGCATCCTTGTCAATCGGAAGACGGTGCAGCGCATCATGCAGAAATACAACAGCCAGTGCCGGGTGAAACCCAAGCGAGCGAAGAAGATGACCGGTGAGACGCACTTGGTGGTGCCAAACCTGTTGGAACAGAATTTCAAAGCGGACGCCCCCAATCAAAAATGGGTGACGGATATTACGTATCTTCCCTTCGGGGAAAGCATGCTTTATTTGTCGACCATTCTGGACTTGTATAACAACGAAGTGATTGCTTACAAAGTCAGTGACACTCAGAATGCCCAGCTCGTGTTGGATACCCTGGAGATTGCTTGCCGGAAACGGAACACCGCCGGAATCATTCTGCACAGTGACCAAGGGGCTCAGTACACATCGCGTGCATTCCAACTGGCGACAAAAGAAAACGGCATTATCACCAGCATGTCCCGCAAAGGAAACTGCTTTGATAACGCCGTCATCGAATCCTTCCACTCCTCGCTAAAGTCGGAAGAATTCTACACCCTAGAAAGGGTGCACCTAACCAATGCCATTGTACAACAAAAAACAGAAGATTACATGTATTATTACAACTACATCCGACCGTTCCAAAAATTAAACTGCCATTCCCCGATTGAGTATCGGACAATGGCAGCCTAG
- a CDS encoding GAF domain-containing protein, giving the protein MFATSTYSGTREEQYNLLNKQLDALLAGEPNRIANLSNASALLGQFLDRINWVGFYLMEEGELVLGPFQGMPACVRIPVGKGVCGTAIDKNETMLIDDVHAFPGHIACDAASRSEIVVPLFKDGEAYGVLDIDSPELARFTEEDRIGLEKFAETLLKHI; this is encoded by the coding sequence ATGTTTGCTACATCCACTTACAGCGGCACACGCGAAGAACAATACAATCTGCTGAATAAACAACTCGACGCCTTGCTTGCGGGCGAACCGAACCGCATTGCCAATTTGTCGAACGCCTCGGCATTGCTTGGCCAGTTCCTCGACCGCATCAACTGGGTCGGATTTTATTTAATGGAAGAAGGCGAGCTTGTCCTCGGCCCATTCCAGGGAATGCCTGCTTGCGTCCGCATCCCAGTCGGAAAAGGGGTATGCGGCACGGCCATCGACAAAAATGAAACGATGCTCATCGATGACGTCCATGCTTTTCCTGGCCACATTGCCTGCGATGCTGCTTCCCGCTCTGAAATTGTGGTCCCGCTATTCAAAGACGGCGAAGCTTACGGCGTGCTCGACATCGATAGCCCGGAACTTGCCCGCTTTACAGAAGAAGACCGCATCGGGCTTGAAAAGTTTGCAGAAACCTTATTGAAGCACATCTAA
- the hisJ gene encoding histidinol-phosphatase HisJ produces the protein MNKRDGHIHTPFCPHGTSDPFYAYIEKAEKNGFTDISFTEHAPLPDGFTDTTPDQDSGMNIDELPAYFEALAEVKTQAPGMRIRSGLEVDFIQGFEKQTAQLLEHAGPKLDDAILSVHFLHYQDRWICSDFSAQVFIELAKDMGSVQAVYDLYYDTVEASILADLGPYKPKRIGHPTLCHKFQHVHQERIDDDARIRKILRMIKEHGYELDVNSAGLSKPGCLEFYPPEPYIAYARELGIPLVFGSDAHSAEGLHKYADRFYTEHY, from the coding sequence ATGAATAAACGCGACGGCCATATTCATACCCCTTTCTGCCCTCACGGTACTAGCGATCCCTTTTACGCCTATATCGAAAAAGCGGAAAAAAATGGATTTACCGACATCAGCTTTACCGAGCATGCCCCGTTACCCGACGGCTTTACGGATACGACGCCTGATCAAGACAGCGGCATGAATATAGACGAGTTGCCCGCCTATTTCGAGGCGCTTGCCGAGGTAAAAACGCAAGCTCCGGGCATGCGGATCCGCAGCGGCCTGGAAGTGGATTTTATTCAAGGGTTCGAAAAACAGACCGCCCAACTACTCGAACACGCCGGCCCAAAACTGGATGACGCTATTCTGTCGGTCCATTTCCTGCACTATCAGGACCGCTGGATCTGTTCGGATTTCAGCGCACAAGTATTTATAGAACTCGCAAAAGACATGGGTTCGGTACAGGCCGTCTATGATCTATATTATGACACGGTCGAAGCTTCCATATTGGCGGACCTCGGCCCCTATAAACCGAAACGCATCGGCCACCCGACTTTATGCCATAAATTCCAGCATGTCCATCAGGAACGAATCGATGACGATGCCCGCATCCGCAAGATCCTGAGAATGATAAAAGAACACGGCTATGAACTGGACGTCAATTCAGCAGGCTTATCGAAACCAGGCTGCTTGGAATTTTATCCGCCGGAGCCTTACATCGCCTATGCACGAGAGCTCGGCATCCCGCTTGTTTTCGGTTCGGATGCCCACAGTGCTGAAGGCTTGCACAAATACGCAGATCGCTTTTATACTGAACACTATTAA
- the ezrA gene encoding septation ring formation regulator EzrA, producing the protein MMEYIIIAVIILLALLIIGMVFRKKHNAEIERLEQLKLQLKEKPIMEELTKVKQLNLNGQTEEMFERWRNKWTEIMDVDIPKIDATLYDAEESIKRFNFPKASKLEKQAEVKIDDADQQIAVIFAELDELIGSEEKNRSEMDLIQDKYVRARKNLLAHKSSYGAAAEPLEKRLESFVQRFEEYDQLTGEGNYLRARETVINLSADSSQAFMLVDDIPMMLTEIDEKIPQDLAQLRQGKQEMEEQSYYLNHLGLTEKIEESEQELAVLKKQLETLEVTDSNNRVDEIKDRIDAMYDLLEKEVAAKHYIDQHLMDTERHLQVVARDTQELEEESRYVQHSYKITDQEAAIPKTCLEKVEQLAKRFELLSNRLEEDQSAYSSLQDELMHIREDLTIVDSTQMDFTDALKNLRVEENKARIHVEELRRRLQETDRMLHKANIPGIPEDMDVRLEEAEEHLFVAMRALREVPLNMKLVDNYMEQAETSITDVEIKAKEMVENVLLVERIIQYGNRYRKTNPQLHAHLLEAEESFRQMRYTKSLEEAATAVENFEPGSMKRIEVLVKDKD; encoded by the coding sequence ATGATGGAGTATATCATCATTGCGGTCATCATTCTATTGGCGCTGCTTATTATCGGCATGGTGTTTCGAAAAAAACACAATGCGGAAATTGAGCGTCTGGAACAACTGAAACTGCAACTAAAAGAGAAACCAATTATGGAAGAACTTACTAAAGTGAAACAATTGAACTTGAATGGCCAGACAGAGGAAATGTTCGAGCGCTGGCGCAATAAATGGACTGAAATCATGGATGTCGACATCCCGAAAATAGACGCAACACTCTATGACGCAGAAGAATCGATCAAACGTTTTAATTTCCCGAAAGCTTCCAAGCTCGAAAAACAAGCTGAAGTGAAAATAGATGACGCTGACCAGCAAATTGCGGTCATTTTCGCAGAGCTGGACGAATTGATCGGCAGTGAAGAGAAGAACCGCAGTGAAATGGATTTGATCCAGGACAAATACGTCCGCGCCCGTAAAAACCTGCTCGCGCATAAATCTTCATACGGCGCAGCCGCTGAGCCTCTCGAAAAGCGCCTGGAATCATTTGTCCAGCGCTTTGAGGAATACGATCAGCTGACAGGTGAAGGCAACTATTTAAGAGCACGTGAGACGGTCATCAATTTATCCGCAGACAGTTCACAAGCATTCATGCTGGTGGACGATATCCCAATGATGCTGACGGAAATCGATGAGAAAATTCCACAGGATTTGGCGCAGCTACGTCAAGGCAAACAAGAAATGGAAGAGCAGTCGTATTACCTTAACCATCTTGGGTTGACCGAGAAAATCGAAGAAAGCGAACAAGAGCTGGCTGTCTTGAAAAAACAACTGGAAACCCTGGAAGTGACCGATAGCAACAACCGTGTCGACGAAATCAAGGACCGGATCGATGCCATGTACGACCTGCTTGAAAAAGAAGTGGCGGCAAAGCATTATATCGACCAGCATCTCATGGATACCGAGCGCCATCTGCAAGTGGTCGCGCGCGATACCCAGGAACTGGAAGAAGAAAGCCGTTACGTGCAGCATAGCTACAAAATAACGGATCAGGAAGCGGCGATTCCGAAAACCTGCCTAGAGAAAGTCGAGCAGCTGGCGAAGCGTTTCGAACTATTGTCGAACCGACTGGAAGAAGACCAATCGGCCTACTCGAGCCTTCAGGACGAACTGATGCATATCCGTGAAGATTTAACGATTGTCGATTCCACACAGATGGACTTTACCGATGCGTTGAAAAACCTGCGCGTCGAGGAAAACAAAGCCCGTATTCATGTGGAAGAACTGAGACGCCGCCTTCAGGAAACGGATCGCATGCTGCATAAAGCGAATATCCCCGGCATTCCGGAAGATATGGATGTCCGCCTCGAGGAAGCGGAGGAGCATTTGTTTGTGGCAATGCGTGCGCTCCGTGAAGTGCCCCTTAATATGAAACTAGTCGATAATTATATGGAGCAGGCAGAAACCAGTATTACGGATGTGGAGATCAAAGCAAAAGAAATGGTCGAAAACGTCTTGCTGGTGGAACGCATCATCCAGTACGGAAACCGTTACCGGAAGACGAACCCACAGCTTCACGCCCATCTTTTGGAAGCCGAGGAATCGTTCCGCCAAATGCGCTATACGAAATCGCTCGAAGAAGCGGCGACAGCTGTTGAGAATTTCGAACCCGGTTCGATGAAACGGATTGAAGTGCTCGTAAAAGATAAGGACTAA
- a CDS encoding cysteine desulfurase family protein, which produces MIYLDNSATTEPDPQVLETFVKASSRYFANPASLHRLGNEAEDLLESARSQIKGLLGYERVIFTSGGTEANNLAIRGAAYANQEKGRHIISCKTEHPSVLEPLKKLEKEGFEITLLSVDRKGAIDLAELQQALREDTILVSLMQVNNEIGTIHPLSAIRRMLNNHRALFHVDAVQGAGKLPLDEQEMPDLLTVSAHKLHGLKNSGILAVNKAQLEPILFGGGQEGGLRSGTVSVPNAAALAKALRLATPKPDHLQWNAELRSFFSGYKDIYIVSPSGAAPHILAVAIAGMRGETLVGALQQEGVIVSTSSACSSKNKQASHVIEAIGLPREYRDGTIRISFGAVTSHEDIIELKKRFHKAHQTIKGVEQS; this is translated from the coding sequence ATGATTTATTTGGATAATAGCGCAACGACCGAACCCGACCCGCAAGTGCTCGAAACCTTTGTCAAGGCGAGCAGCCGCTATTTCGCAAATCCAGCTTCGCTTCACCGATTGGGAAATGAAGCGGAAGATTTGCTTGAATCGGCGCGCAGCCAGATCAAAGGCCTGCTCGGTTATGAGCGAGTCATTTTCACATCTGGAGGCACCGAAGCGAATAACTTGGCGATACGCGGTGCGGCTTATGCCAATCAAGAAAAAGGCCGCCACATCATCTCGTGCAAAACCGAGCATCCATCGGTTTTGGAACCCTTGAAGAAACTGGAAAAAGAAGGATTTGAAATTACCCTGCTGTCAGTCGATCGGAAAGGCGCGATCGATCTTGCTGAACTGCAGCAGGCGCTTCGGGAAGATACGATATTGGTCAGCTTGATGCAGGTCAATAATGAAATCGGCACGATTCATCCGCTGTCAGCTATTCGGCGCATGCTTAACAACCACCGTGCGCTGTTTCATGTCGATGCAGTGCAAGGCGCCGGCAAACTGCCGCTTGATGAGCAGGAGATGCCGGATTTATTGACTGTCTCTGCACACAAACTTCATGGATTGAAAAACAGCGGGATCCTGGCCGTCAATAAAGCGCAACTCGAGCCAATCCTGTTCGGGGGCGGCCAAGAAGGCGGGCTTCGCAGCGGGACAGTCTCGGTTCCGAACGCTGCAGCACTGGCAAAAGCGTTGCGCCTTGCAACACCAAAGCCTGATCATCTACAATGGAATGCGGAATTGCGCAGCTTTTTCTCTGGATACAAAGACATTTACATCGTCAGCCCATCCGGCGCCGCGCCGCATATCCTGGCGGTGGCGATCGCTGGCATGCGCGGGGAGACTTTGGTCGGCGCGCTGCAGCAAGAAGGCGTCATCGTCTCCACTTCGAGTGCCTGTTCTTCCAAGAACAAGCAGGCAAGCCACGTCATTGAAGCGATCGGCTTGCCGCGCGAATACCGGGACGGCACGATCCGCATCAGCTTCGGCGCCGTGACCAGCCACGAAGACATCATCGAATTGAAGAAACGTTTCCATAAAGCGCATCAAACGATCAAAGGAGTCGAACAATCATGA
- the thiI gene encoding tRNA uracil 4-sulfurtransferase ThiI, which produces MKTNQILIRYGELSTKGRNRKAFISRLRNNIQTLFAGTPTLRIKAERDRMFLFCDDEQGMEDIVSRLPYVFGIQSFSPVTQTSLELDDMKHTALAIVSKMDTKDKSFKVSVKRPNKEFPYEKPEIMRTIGGYVLGNTPELTVAMRNPDIDLNVEIRQDAAYMMAETIQGAAGLPIGAGGRALLMLSGGIDSPVAGYHMLKRGVRLELIHFFSPPFTTERAKEKVLDLAEKLSGFGAPVTLHIIPFTEIQQEVHKQVPDNITMTSTRRMMMRIADAVRAKTDAKAIITGESLGQVASQTLESLQAINAVTNTPILRPLIAQDKLEIIETAQAIGTYDISIRPFEDCCTIFTPANPKTKPKTDKVEHYESFVSFDEMIDRAVAEREIIEFPRNKQQRFEDLL; this is translated from the coding sequence ATGAAAACCAACCAAATTCTTATCCGCTACGGCGAGCTGTCGACAAAAGGCCGCAACCGAAAAGCGTTCATCTCACGGCTTCGCAATAATATCCAGACTTTGTTCGCAGGTACGCCGACTTTGCGCATCAAAGCAGAACGTGACCGAATGTTCTTGTTCTGCGACGACGAACAAGGCATGGAAGACATTGTGTCTCGCCTGCCTTACGTGTTCGGTATCCAGTCGTTTAGCCCTGTGACACAGACCAGCCTGGAATTGGATGATATGAAGCATACCGCTTTAGCGATCGTCAGCAAGATGGATACCAAGGACAAGAGCTTTAAAGTTTCCGTCAAAAGGCCGAATAAGGAATTTCCTTACGAAAAACCGGAGATCATGCGCACAATCGGGGGGTATGTACTCGGCAATACACCCGAACTGACAGTCGCCATGAGAAACCCTGACATCGACTTGAATGTCGAAATCCGCCAAGACGCCGCTTATATGATGGCTGAAACGATCCAAGGCGCAGCCGGCTTGCCGATCGGCGCAGGCGGCAGGGCGCTCTTGATGTTATCAGGCGGCATTGACAGCCCTGTCGCTGGCTATCATATGCTGAAGCGCGGAGTAAGGCTTGAACTGATTCACTTCTTCAGCCCGCCGTTTACGACGGAGCGCGCAAAAGAGAAAGTGCTCGATCTCGCGGAGAAATTGAGCGGCTTCGGAGCTCCCGTCACCTTGCACATCATCCCATTCACAGAAATTCAGCAGGAAGTCCATAAACAGGTGCCGGATAATATCACGATGACATCCACGCGCCGAATGATGATGCGCATAGCGGACGCCGTGCGCGCAAAAACGGACGCTAAAGCAATCATCACTGGCGAAAGCCTCGGCCAAGTCGCCAGCCAGACGCTTGAAAGTCTGCAGGCGATCAACGCTGTGACAAATACGCCGATTTTACGTCCCTTGATCGCACAGGACAAACTCGAAATTATTGAAACGGCGCAAGCCATCGGCACATACGATATTTCCATCCGGCCATTTGAGGATTGCTGCACGATCTTCACGCCGGCCAATCCGAAAACGAAACCGAAAACGGATAAAGTGGAGCATTACGAGAGTTTTGTATCATTTGACGAGATGATCGATCGAGCGGTAGCCGAGCGCGAGATCATCGAATTCCCAAGAAACAAACAACAGCGTTTCGAAGATTTGCTGTAA